From a single Candidatus Binatia bacterium genomic region:
- a CDS encoding ABC transporter substrate-binding protein, translating into MKFARCILAVAGIWLLLPYCAAESQELKRIKIGYPAIATNQIHIWVAKDAGLFKRYGLDAELIFFRGGQLATQALVAGDPPIVNIGTVVQAGLQGHDLVLIASSENAYAYSVVARPSFGKVEQLKGKKLGVSGFGSASHNAALILLRRLNLEPNKDVAILVAGPTVERLAAIDAGRIDATLLTPSEIPRAKKQGLVEVFDMMDLGLEVQGNGFATTRSFIKKDRDAVKSALKGYVEGINYIYSKRDESKKIIAKYMRTNDPEIPDAAVGWFARKVAKKPYPTLKGIQFLLDEFAPQIPQAKNAKPEQFVDVSLLQELEKEGFFTEMAKRYP; encoded by the coding sequence ATGAAATTCGCTCGCTGCATCCTCGCCGTTGCAGGAATTTGGCTGCTCTTGCCGTATTGCGCCGCCGAGAGCCAGGAGCTCAAACGGATCAAGATCGGCTATCCGGCGATCGCCACCAACCAGATCCATATCTGGGTCGCGAAAGATGCCGGCCTGTTTAAACGATACGGCCTCGACGCGGAACTGATCTTTTTCCGGGGCGGACAACTGGCGACGCAAGCGCTGGTCGCCGGCGATCCGCCGATCGTCAACATCGGCACCGTCGTCCAGGCGGGCCTCCAGGGCCACGACCTGGTGCTCATCGCCTCTTCCGAGAACGCCTACGCCTACTCGGTCGTCGCGCGCCCGAGCTTCGGCAAGGTCGAACAACTCAAGGGCAAGAAGCTGGGCGTCAGCGGCTTCGGCTCGGCGTCGCACAACGCCGCGCTCATTTTATTGCGCAGATTGAACCTGGAGCCGAACAAGGACGTGGCGATACTCGTCGCCGGCCCGACGGTCGAGCGCTTGGCGGCGATCGACGCCGGCAGGATCGACGCGACGCTGCTCACGCCGTCGGAAATTCCACGCGCCAAGAAGCAGGGCCTGGTCGAAGTCTTCGACATGATGGACCTCGGCCTCGAAGTTCAAGGTAACGGCTTCGCCACTACGCGCTCGTTTATCAAGAAAGACCGGGACGCCGTCAAGTCCGCGCTCAAAGGTTACGTCGAGGGGATCAACTATATCTATAGCAAAAGAGACGAGAGCAAAAAGATCATCGCCAAGTACATGCGCACGAACGATCCGGAAATTCCCGACGCGGCCGTCGGCTGGTTCGCCAGAAAAGTCGCCAAGAAACCTTACCCGACGCTCAAAGGAATTCAATTTCTGCTCGACGAATTCGCGCCGCAAATTCCCCAGGCGAAGAACGCCAAGCCGGAACAGTTCGTGGATGTGAGCCTGCTCCAGGAACTGGAGAAAGAAGGCTTCTTCACGGAAATGGCGAAGCGCTACCCGTGA